The following are from one region of the Mixophyes fleayi isolate aMixFle1 chromosome 7, aMixFle1.hap1, whole genome shotgun sequence genome:
- the PRKRA gene encoding interferon-inducible double-stranded RNA-dependent protein kinase activator A: MSKERFPAAPKRISDKASRRGCEGLNGVALTNPDKTPIQLLHEFGMKTGSLPVYNFEKVEGRIHDPSFTFRVTIGEISCSGDGPSKKMAKHKAAESTLKVLRGDGNLNLPAKESITRDANQMEDNPIGVLQELAVQKGWRQPEYTVSQETGPPHNREFTISCRVENIVETGSGTSKKVAKRIAAKKLVVRLQSLPADDMNISLKKVIGNNHGCTWDCLKNSSGEKMSLLKKSPLNIPNTDYVTMLKEVAEEKEFCVSYMDIEELSINGQYQCLAELSTNPVTICHGTGISCGNAHNDAAHNALQYLKIMAGRK, encoded by the exons ATGTCCAAGGAGAGGTTTCCAGCCGCGCCTAAAAGGATCTCTGACAAAGCCAGCAGGCGGGGATGTGAGGG CTTAAATGGAGTAGCCTTAACCAACCCAGACAAGACACCCATTCAGCTGCTACATGAATTTGGAATGAAGACTGGCAGCCTCCCTGTCTACAACTTTGAGAAGGTTGAGGGACGAATCCATGACCCTAGCTTTACTTTCCGTGTTACTATAGGTGAAATATCATGCTCAG GGGATGGACCTAGCAAGAAAATGGCAAAACATAAAGCTGCAGAGTCTACCTTGAAGGTATTAAGAGGAGATGGCAATCTAAA TTTACCAGCGAAAGAATCCATAACGCGAGATGCCAATCAGATGGAAGACAATCCCATTGGTGTATTGCAG GAACTTGCTGTACAGAAGGGATGGAGACAGCCTGAATACACCGTTTCACAAGAAACGGGACCACCTCATAACAGGGAATTCACAATCTCCTGTCGAGTGGAAAACATTGTAGAGACTG GATCCGGGACATCAAAAAAGGTGGCTAAAAGGATAGCTGCAAAGAAACTGGTGGTCAGATTGCAGAGCCTTCCTGCTGATGATATGAATATCTCTTTA AAAAAGGTGATTGGCAATAATCATGGATGTACCTGGGACTGCCTGAAAAATTCATCTGGAGAGAAAATGAGCTTGCTAAAAAAAAGTCCACTAAATATTCCCAACACTGATTATGTGACGATGCTGAAAGAGGTGGCAGAAGAGAAAGAATTCTGCGTGTCCTACATGGATATAG AGGAATTGAGCATCAATGGACAATACCAATGTCTTGCAGAACTGTCCACAAACCCAGTTACTATTTGCCATGGAACTGGGATTTCCTGTGGCAATGCTCACAATGATGCTGCCCACAATGCACTGCAATACTTAAAAATCATGGCTGGAAGAAAATAA